One genomic segment of Pedobacter endophyticus includes these proteins:
- a CDS encoding MBL fold metallo-hydrolase: protein MTFLYIVIIVVAVFLIIINLPVFGRLPRGLRLDKIHQLQNYRDGAIQNLSITKMQAEGVSFFTVLKAFFFENHPNKIPQTALPSVQPSVNSMPNHHLPEIIWFGHSSYLIKIKGLRVLVDPVFSKVPSPFSFIGSHAFKGTDFVEAGDFQNIDVLVITHDHYDHLDYKTIREIAPKSKKIITSLGVGAHLERWGIATEKIEELCWNESRDLANGLKFTAVPARHFTGRKFKRNQTLWSAFILQSENHKLFLGGDSGYDTHFAAIGQEFGPFDLALLECGQYNAYWPYIHMFPEQTVQAAKDLNAKILMPVHWGKFSLATHPWDEPINRLVEAAEKAALPIVTPRLGETVILNKHLPTTQWWRSA, encoded by the coding sequence ATGACCTTCCTTTATATTGTTATCATCGTAGTGGCAGTTTTTCTCATCATCATCAACCTGCCCGTATTTGGCCGATTGCCCCGGGGTTTAAGGCTCGATAAAATACATCAGCTCCAAAACTATCGTGATGGCGCAATACAAAACCTTTCCATTACAAAGATGCAAGCCGAGGGAGTAAGTTTCTTCACCGTTTTGAAAGCGTTTTTCTTCGAAAACCACCCAAACAAAATACCTCAAACCGCCCTTCCGAGCGTGCAGCCCAGCGTAAACAGCATGCCCAACCACCATTTGCCAGAAATTATTTGGTTTGGCCATTCCTCCTATCTCATTAAAATCAAAGGCTTACGCGTTCTCGTCGATCCCGTATTTAGCAAAGTACCTTCACCGTTTTCGTTTATCGGCAGCCATGCATTTAAAGGTACTGACTTTGTAGAAGCGGGTGATTTTCAAAATATCGACGTGCTCGTAATCACCCACGATCATTACGATCATTTAGATTATAAAACCATTCGGGAAATTGCGCCCAAATCTAAAAAAATCATTACCTCTTTAGGCGTTGGTGCCCACTTAGAAAGATGGGGAATCGCTACCGAAAAGATTGAGGAATTGTGCTGGAACGAGTCGCGTGATTTAGCTAACGGATTAAAGTTTACTGCCGTACCTGCCAGGCATTTTACCGGCCGCAAGTTTAAAAGAAATCAAACCCTCTGGTCCGCGTTTATATTACAAAGTGAAAACCATAAGCTCTTCCTTGGCGGCGATTCAGGCTATGATACCCATTTTGCCGCAATAGGCCAGGAGTTTGGCCCCTTCGATTTAGCACTATTAGAGTGCGGCCAGTACAATGCCTATTGGCCATATATTCATATGTTTCCTGAGCAAACAGTGCAGGCGGCAAAAGATTTGAACGCAAAGATACTGATGCCCGTGCATTGGGGTAAATTCAGTTTGGCTACCCATCCGTGGGATGAACCCATCAACAGGCTAGTCGAAGCCGCCGAAAAAGCAGCATTGCCCATTGTAACACCCAGGCTCGGCGAAACGGTGATACTAAACAAGCATTTGCCAACAACACAGTGGTGGCGCTCGGCATAA